DNA from Deltaproteobacteria bacterium:
GACGCCGCGTCCACCCTCGAGGCCGAAGCGTTCAAGTCGAACCGGTCGACCACGTGCAGCGACGGCGGCTCCAGGCCGTGCATCGAATTTTCCGACTTCCAACGCGACACGCAGCGGCACGGCCAGCGCTACCAGACCGTCTACCGCGTGACGCTGACCGCCGGCGTCATATCGGCGGGGCTGGCCAGCTATCTGTGGTACCGCGAGATCCGCACGCGCCCCGCCGAGCAGACGCCCGCCGCGGTCACCGTCGTCCCCGTCGTCGGCCCGGACGTGGTCGGCGGCACCGCCTCGATCGAGTTCTGATCATGTCCACCTGCACGACCCTCGCGACGATTGCCCTCGCGTGCGTTTGCACCGCGTGCAGCCCCTACGATCCGGAACTCGGCGACACGCCGTTTCGCTGCAGTGCCGACGAGCCCCGGTGTCCCGACGACTACGTGTGCGTCCCGAGCGGCAGCTCGCCGACGGGCGTGTGCGTACGGAGCGGCAGCGGATTGGTTCCGGATGCCGGGCCCGACGGAAGCACGGCCGGCTGCAACGACGACTCGTCGCTCGAACCCAACGACGACCTCAATCAGGCCTACCCGACCCAGATCCCGGGCAACGGCTCGGCGATCGCGTTTGCCTCGCTGGCGATCTGCCCGGCGGGCGACGTCGACCTGTTCTGGCTGTCGGTCGACCAGAACGGCAAGAACATCTTCGCCGAGGTCCGCGACACGGACCGCGCCCGCGGCGAGCTGGCGCTCGACCTGCTCAACGAGCAGGGCACGTCCGTGAGCACGGGCACCTACGAGGACAACGCCACGCTCAACGTGCGTCTGGCCAACGCGCCCCAGGGAACCTACTACGTGCGCGTGCGCGGCGCGGACCCAACCGTCGTCAACAACTACGGCGGGCTGTACATCGAGACGACCGGACCGTAGGTAGCCGCCCTACGCGGCGCTGAATGCGTCGAGCAGGTCGAAGCGGAGCTTCCACCGCTCGTACTCGCCGCGAAGCTCCGGCATCGACTCCTGCTCGTTGTCCGCCACCTGGCGCAGCCGCTCCAGGATTGCCGCGACGTCCTCCCTGCGTTGGGACATTAGCCGGTCGCGCAGCTGTTGGCGAATGCGGGCGAGCTCTCTGGCTTCTGTGTACCCCATGCGAATGACCCCCTATGTTCCACGGTGGGCCGCCCGCACGGGCGGGGCAAGTTTTCGGCGGGACGCCGGCGTAGCTACGCGTAGCGGCGGTCGATTTCGGCCCGCAGCACCGAGTGGCGGCGATACAGCGCGAGCGTCGCCTCCGCGTGCCCGGTGCAGTACCCGTTCCCGATCATGAGATCGACGTCGCGCGACAGGCCCTCGGCGCCCAGCGCCGCGCGCGCAAACCGCGTGGCCATGCTGAAGAAGTACACGCACCCCCGCTCGCGCGCGAGCAGGATCGCCGCCGGCTCGGCGCCATCCGCGTTGACGCAGCTCACGACGAGGTCGAACTCGGCCGGCCCCACGGTCGCAACGGCGTCAGCCGTCGCGAGCGGGTCGGATGCATCGGCAACCACAACCGCGTCGAACGCGCCGACCGAGCGCGCGGCATCGGCCGCAGCCTCGATGGCTTCGATCCCGACGACGCGGCCCGCCGGCCCGACCACCTCGCGCGCCGCCACGCCGCACAGCAGGCCGCTCTTACCGCCGGCGCCGAGGATGCAGACCGCGCCGCCGGCGCGCGCCAGCCGCGCGACCTGCGGGGCAGCGCCGGCCACGTCGAACAGCGCCAGCGCAACTCGCTCGGGGATGTCGGCCGGCATTCGCGCGAGGGCGCCGGTCGGGAACAACACGGCCGTTCCGCGCACGTCGACCTGGTGCACGTCGTGTCTGACCGATTCGATCGCAACCAGGTGCAGCGGCGTCAGCGTGAGGGACACGAGCGTCGCCACGCGGTCGCCGGGCGCGACGCCAAAACGCTCGCCGAGTTCGCAGCCGGTCGACTGGACGCGGCCGAGCAACATGCCCCCCGAGCCGGTGACCGGGTTGTGCAGTTTGCCGCGACGCGCCACGATGTCGCGAATCTGCGCGGCGACATCCCCCGCGGCCGCGAGCTGGCGAAACGACGCGCTGTCGACGTTGAGCGTCTCGACGTCGATCAACATCTCGCCCTCCGAGCGGCGCTCGGGGGTTGCGTCAAGGATGTCCGCCACCTGCGGCAACGCGCCCCGCGGCGCGACGACGCGGTGGGCACCGACCCGTTCGTGTAGGGAAAGCTCCGCCATGTGTCGGCCCCCAGGTACCATTGACCGCGCGGAGCTGGCAAGCTAACCTCTTGAAAACCGTTTATTCAGGGGGAGATACGCATGAGCCGTCTAGGCGAGCTCCTCGTCCGCGAAAAGATGATCTCCTTGCAGCAACTGCAGGAGGCCCAGGACGAGGCGCGACGAACCGGGAAACGCCTCGGCGTCGCGCTGAGCAAGCTCGGGTACGTCGCCGACCAGGACCTCACCAACTTCCTGGCGCAGCAATACAGCCTCCCGTCGATCAACCTGCAGGACTTCGAGATCGACCCGGACGTGCTGGCCCTGGTGCCCAAGGAAGTCGCGACCAAGCACATGGTCATCCCGGTCAACCGCGCCGGCTCGACCCTGATCGTCGCGATGGCGGACCCGTCGAACATCTACGCGATCGACGAGCTCAAGTTCCTCACCCAGTACAACATCGAGCCGGTCGTCGCGAGCGAGAGCGC
Protein-coding regions in this window:
- a CDS encoding L-erythro-3,5-diaminohexanoate dehydrogenase; the protein is MAELSLHERVGAHRVVAPRGALPQVADILDATPERRSEGEMLIDVETLNVDSASFRQLAAAGDVAAQIRDIVARRGKLHNPVTGSGGMLLGRVQSTGCELGERFGVAPGDRVATLVSLTLTPLHLVAIESVRHDVHQVDVRGTAVLFPTGALARMPADIPERVALALFDVAGAAPQVARLARAGGAVCILGAGGKSGLLCGVAAREVVGPAGRVVGIEAIEAAADAARSVGAFDAVVVADASDPLATADAVATVGPAEFDLVVSCVNADGAEPAAILLARERGCVYFFSMATRFARAALGAEGLSRDVDLMIGNGYCTGHAEATLALYRRHSVLRAEIDRRYA